Within Myxococcus fulvus, the genomic segment ACCAACGCCCGTCCGCCGGCCTTCCGCCAGTACCCGGATGATCCGACGAACGACAACTACGTGGGCTTCGAGGTGACCGGCGGCGTGCTGGTGGCCAACTACAAGACCTACCAGACGTGCGACCTGCGCGTGTCCGCGGACGACGGCGGCACGGTGACGTTCCCCAACGGCATCCGCGGCGTCTGGGACACCTTCACCAACACGCCCTGCTTGGAGGGCACCACGACGACCACCGACGGCGGCACGCGCTTCACGTGCAACAAGTACAAGGATGGCGTCATCCCCGGCACGACGAACGAATTCACGCACGTGCTGTACCCGATGAACTGCGACCCGGACATGGTCGGCACCGTCGCGGCGCCGTAGTTCTAGGCGCATCCCCTCGGGGATGATCCGCGCAGTCGCCGCCCCTCGCCCGTGCCGGGAGGGGCGGCTTCTTTTTGGACGGGCACCCCAGGACGGTGTCCGCTACCGGTCGATGAAGGCCCCCGGCTCCCCCAACCCTTTGATTGTGGGTAAGCTCGGGAAAAGTCCAACCTGTCCCACCCTGCCAGACGCCTCGTTCCCTCCGTGAGCTCGCCCCAGACGGCCATCCCGTTCGGAAAGTACCTGCTGATCAAGCGGCTCGCCGTGGGTGGGATGGCGGAGCTGTTCCTGGCGCAGCGTCCGCCGGATCCGGAGCTCGTGGTCCTCAAGCGCATCCTCCCGTACCTCTCGGAGGAGCCGGAGTTCGTCCAGATGTTCCTGGACGAGGCGCGCATCGCCGCCCAGCTGCACCACCCCAACATCGTGCAGGTGCACGAGCTGGGGAAGGAGGGCGACAACATCTTCATCGCCATGGAGTTCGTGGAGGGCGTGGACCTCCGCCACGTGGTGCTGGAGGAGTTCAAGTTCGGGGCGACGGTGCCGTGCGGCGTGGCGGCGCGCATCTGCTCGCTGGTGGCGTCGGGGCTGGACTACGCGCACCAGAGCCGGGGCGTGGACGGGCGCCCGCTGGAGCTCATCCACCGGGACGTCAGCCCGCAGAACGTGATGATCGCCTACGACGGGCGCGTCAAGCTGGTCGACTTCGGCATCGCCAAGGCCGGCGCGTTCATGGAGCGCAGCAAGCCGGGCGTCATCAAGGGCAAGTTCCTCTACCTGGCGCCGGAGCAGGTGTCGCAGGAGCGGCTGGACCACCGCGCGGACATCTTCGCGCTGGGGACCATGCTGTACGAAATCACCACCGGCAAGCAGCCCTTCTCCAAGCCGACGACGGAGGGAATCCTCTACGCCATCCGCTTCGAGGACCCGACGCCGCCGCACCTCTTGCGCCCGGACTATCCGCTGGAGCTGTCGCGCATCGTCATGCGGTGCCTGACGAAGGACCGCAACCAGCGCTACCCGCGCGCGTCGGTGGTGCACGCGGAGCTGGAGGCGTTCCTCGCGTCGGGCTCGCTGCAGCAGAGCCTGGATGTGGCCGACTACATCGCGCGGCTGATGGGCGAGGAGGAGGAGCGCACCATCCTCCACATCCCGGTGTCCAAGCCCGTGGGCCGCATGAACGCCACCGTGCCCATGGCGGGCAACCGGGTGCTGGATTCGTCCATGCCCCAGCGCCTGCCGCCGCTGGACGTCACCGGGCCCACGCTGTCCTCCACCACGCCCATGGCGGAGCCGGCGGTTGCTCCCGTGCCCGGGCTCACCGCGCGCCCCACGCCGCGCCGCCACTCCGCGGACGGGCTGCCCGCCGCCAGCTACCGGGACGAGCCCGAGCCGGCCACGCAGATGGCGCGCCCGCGCGAGCTGCCGAGTGGTGCCCGGAGCGCGCCTCCCGTGGACGAGGACGTGGACTCGGAGATGTCCACCGCCGTGCGCACGGCGCCCACGGGGTACTCGGTGCTGTCGCAGCTGCGGGACGAGGAGGAGGAGGACGCCGGTGACGGCGAGTCCACCATCCCCCAGCGCAGCCGGGGCCGCACGCCGCCGCCCCCCGTTCGGCGCTCCAGCACGCACTCGGAGGTGGCCTCCTCACAGCGAGGCCCCATCACCCCGGAGCCGCTCACCGCGCCGCCCACGCCCGCCAGGCGCGCGGCGTCGGGGCCGCTGCCGGTGGAGCCTCCGCCTCGCGCCGTCGCGCCGCTGGAGCCTCCTCCCTCGCCTCGCGCGGCGGCGCTCGCGGAGGGCCCCGCGCCCCGCACGCCCACGGATGCGCGCGCGCGCCGCCTGTCCTCCCCGCCCGTGGCCACGCCGCCGCGCCGCTCGCCCACGCCGGTTCCTCGGGACCTGGACGACGGCCCCGGCGACATGACGATGCCCATCCGCCGCCAGTCGGTGGTGGACGCGGAGGCCTCGGTGTCGCTCACCACGCCCATGCGGCGCCTGTCGCCCCTGGACGAGGAGGCCTCGCAGTCGGTGTCGCTGACCACGCCCATGCGGCGCGTGTCCTCGGTGGACGTGGAGACCTCCGAGTCGGTGTCGCTGACGACGCCCATGCGGCGCATGTCCTCGGTGGAGTTGGAGCCGTCGGTGTCCATCACCCCGGCGACGGTGAGCCACCGCGCCGCCTCCCGGCCGATGATGCCCGCGGCGCGCGCCGTGGCCGTGGGGGACGACGACGACCACTTCCACACCGACTCCAGCCTGTCGGGCGCGCTCACCAGCCCCACGGCCTCGCTGCGCGATGGCGAGGACGACGAGTCCACCATGGGGTACGGCGGTGGTTACGACTACCCCGACACGAGCGCGACCCCCGCGCGCACCGGCCCGCGAGGGCTGGTGCTGGTCGTCGTCGGCGGGCTGCTCCTGCTGGTGCTGTTGAGCCTGGTGTGCTGGGGCCTCTACACCCGGCTCAAGGGCCCCACGCCCCTGTCCATCCCTCCGCGAGACCTCTCCCAGAAGGCGCTCGAGGAGAAGCCGTCGGCCGTCACGGTGCCGGTGCGCTCCGCGAACCCGCCGCCCGTCGCCGTGGCCGCCGCGCAACCCGCCGCGGGCATCGCCCCCGCGCCTTCGACGGCCGAGGCTCCGACGCCGACGGTCGCCGCCGCGCCCGAGGTCCCCGCGAAGGTCGAGCCCGCACCGCCTTCGCTGGTGGAGGTCCGCTTCGAGGGGCCCCCCAAGACGGTGCTGCGCCAGGAGGGGGGCGAGCGGCTTCCCGTCAATCGGCTCGTCAGCCTGCCCCCCGGCATGCTCCGGGTCGATTTTGACTGCCCCGGCCGAAGGACCGGACGGGGGACGAAAGCCTACCTCATCGAGCAGGCGAACCCGGGTCCGCTCGTCCTCCCGGTGCCCTGCAAACCGCGTCGCTAGTCGGGACGGGCATTTGCCCGTATGGGCGGGCCTCCCCCAGGAGCGGACAAGTGGGACCGGGTGGGCTTGAGTGCCATTAAGTCGTTGGATTTCCTAGGTTTTCCGCTTGGCGAGCGCATTGCGCATGTCAGACGGGGCCGTAGAATCCGGCGCTCCATGGCGCGCCTCAAGAAGCAGAAAAACATCGTGACGAAGAGGAGTTACACGGCCGGGCGGGTAGTGCGACAGCTGCCTGTCGCGCCGGAACCGAACCGGCTCTTGAAGGTCTGGAGACGCGTGCTCGAACGCCGCCTCCGCACGCGTCTGCGCGCGAAGGTGGCGGTGGAGGTCCACGACAACACGCACACGATGCTGACCTTCCAACGTCAGCGAACGATGTGGCGGCTGCGGCTGCACCACATGTTCCTGGCGGCGCCCGATGACGTGGTGCAGGCGCTCGCCAGCTTCGTGCGCAAGGGGGACCCGGAGGCGAGCGCGTTGTTGGACCGCTACATCGAGCGCAACCGCAGCTACATCCGGCGGCTGTCTCCGGCGCAGATGCGCAAGCGCATCCGGCTGGAGCCGACGGGGCGGACGCATGATTTGGAGCGCATCTTCGACCGGCTCAACGAGCGGTACTTCGGCCGGCGCATCGACGCGGCCATCACCTATGGGCCGGCGCCCCGGGTGAAGGGTCCTCGCAAGAGCATCAAGATGGGCTCCTACTCGGCGGACTCGAAGGTCATCCGCATCCACCCGGCGTTGGACCAGCCGGTGGTGCCCCGCTACTTCGTGGAGTGGATCGTCTTCCACGAGATGCTCCACCACATCTACCGGATGCGGCGGGGCGAGGACGGGCGGCGGTGCATCCATCCGCCCGAGCTCATGGAGCACGAGAAGCGCTTCCATGACTACTCGCGGGCCCAGGCCTGGGAGCAGGAGAACCTGGACCTGCTGCTGCGCGCCCGCGTCTCACCGGAGTGAGGCGCGGGGCCTCCCCTGAGGTTCAGGGGAGGATGAGTCCGCCTGGACTGCGCCGCTCCTGCATGGGAGCGGCCTCGGCGGACGCGGTGGGCTCCCGGGCGCCGGAGGATGCGGCGCCGGGCGCTCGCTGGGTGGCGGCTTCGGCGCGGGCTCCGGCGGCCGCCACCAGGCCGAGGACCTTCTCGAAGAGGCGCTCGGCGAAGCGGGAGAAGGGCTGGTCGGCGCCGTGGAACAGGCGCCGCGCCTCTCCCCGGGCGACGTCGGCCTCCCGGGCTCGGCCGGTGCGCTCGAAGAAGTCCGCCATCCTCCACAGTCGCAGGGCGTAGCGCCGGGCCATGTCCGGGGAGAAGAAGTCCTGCGCCACCGAGGCCACGGCGGACTGGAGCTGGTCCTGTCGCTG encodes:
- a CDS encoding serine/threonine-protein kinase, with the translated sequence MSSPQTAIPFGKYLLIKRLAVGGMAELFLAQRPPDPELVVLKRILPYLSEEPEFVQMFLDEARIAAQLHHPNIVQVHELGKEGDNIFIAMEFVEGVDLRHVVLEEFKFGATVPCGVAARICSLVASGLDYAHQSRGVDGRPLELIHRDVSPQNVMIAYDGRVKLVDFGIAKAGAFMERSKPGVIKGKFLYLAPEQVSQERLDHRADIFALGTMLYEITTGKQPFSKPTTEGILYAIRFEDPTPPHLLRPDYPLELSRIVMRCLTKDRNQRYPRASVVHAELEAFLASGSLQQSLDVADYIARLMGEEEERTILHIPVSKPVGRMNATVPMAGNRVLDSSMPQRLPPLDVTGPTLSSTTPMAEPAVAPVPGLTARPTPRRHSADGLPAASYRDEPEPATQMARPRELPSGARSAPPVDEDVDSEMSTAVRTAPTGYSVLSQLRDEEEEDAGDGESTIPQRSRGRTPPPPVRRSSTHSEVASSQRGPITPEPLTAPPTPARRAASGPLPVEPPPRAVAPLEPPPSPRAAALAEGPAPRTPTDARARRLSSPPVATPPRRSPTPVPRDLDDGPGDMTMPIRRQSVVDAEASVSLTTPMRRLSPLDEEASQSVSLTTPMRRVSSVDVETSESVSLTTPMRRMSSVELEPSVSITPATVSHRAASRPMMPAARAVAVGDDDDHFHTDSSLSGALTSPTASLRDGEDDESTMGYGGGYDYPDTSATPARTGPRGLVLVVVGGLLLLVLLSLVCWGLYTRLKGPTPLSIPPRDLSQKALEEKPSAVTVPVRSANPPPVAVAAAQPAAGIAPAPSTAEAPTPTVAAAPEVPAKVEPAPPSLVEVRFEGPPKTVLRQEGGERLPVNRLVSLPPGMLRVDFDCPGRRTGRGTKAYLIEQANPGPLVLPVPCKPRR